From Pseudomonas fluorescens, one genomic window encodes:
- the sugE gene encoding quaternary ammonium compound efflux SMR transporter SugE: MSWIILFFAGLFEVGWAVGLKYTDGFSRPLPTALTIVAMAISLGLLGLAMKELPLGTAYAIWTGVGAVGTVIAGIILFGESMALFRLASVALIIAGLVGLKISAA, from the coding sequence ATGTCCTGGATCATTCTGTTTTTCGCCGGCCTGTTTGAAGTCGGCTGGGCCGTAGGCCTGAAGTACACCGACGGCTTCAGCCGCCCTCTGCCCACCGCCCTGACCATCGTCGCCATGGCGATCAGCCTCGGCTTGCTGGGACTGGCGATGAAGGAGTTGCCGCTGGGCACTGCCTACGCGATCTGGACGGGCGTAGGCGCAGTGGGCACGGTCATCGCCGGGATCATCCTGTTTGGTGAATCCATGGCGCTGTTCCGCCTTGCCAGCGTTGCGCTGATCATCGCCGGGCTGGTCGGGCTGAAGATCAGCGCGGCCTGA
- the rdgC gene encoding recombination-associated protein RdgC: protein MWFKNLLIYRLTQDLPFDAEALETALATKLARPCASQELTTYGFVAPFGKGEDAPLVHVSGDFLLIAARKEERILPGSVVRDAVKEKVEEIEAEQMRKVYKKERDQIKDEIIQAFLPRAFIRRSSTFAAIAPKQGLILVNSASPKRAEDLLSTLREVIGSLPVRPLTVKMSPTATMTEWVTTQKAADDFFVLDECELRDTHEDGGIVRCKRQDLTSEEIQLHLSTGKVVTQLSLAWQDKLSFVLDDKMVVKRLKFEDLLQDQAEQDGGDEALGQLDASFTLMMLTFGDFLPALVEALGGEETPQGI, encoded by the coding sequence ATGTGGTTCAAAAACCTGCTTATCTATCGCCTGACCCAAGATCTGCCTTTTGATGCCGAGGCGTTGGAAACTGCACTGGCCACCAAGCTGGCGCGTCCATGTGCAAGCCAGGAGTTGACCACCTACGGTTTCGTCGCGCCCTTCGGTAAAGGCGAAGATGCGCCTCTGGTGCATGTCAGCGGTGATTTCCTGCTGATCGCTGCGCGCAAGGAAGAACGCATCCTGCCGGGTAGCGTGGTGCGTGACGCGGTGAAGGAAAAGGTCGAAGAGATCGAAGCCGAACAGATGCGCAAGGTCTATAAGAAGGAGCGCGACCAGATCAAGGATGAAATCATCCAGGCCTTCCTGCCCCGCGCCTTTATCCGTCGTTCTTCGACCTTCGCCGCCATCGCGCCGAAACAGGGCCTGATCCTGGTCAACTCGGCCAGCCCGAAACGTGCCGAGGACCTGCTGTCGACCCTGCGTGAAGTGATTGGCTCACTGCCAGTACGCCCGCTGACGGTAAAAATGTCGCCAACCGCGACCATGACCGAATGGGTCACCACCCAGAAAGCCGCGGACGACTTCTTTGTGCTGGACGAGTGCGAACTGCGCGACACCCACGAAGACGGCGGCATCGTACGCTGCAAGCGTCAAGACCTGACCAGCGAAGAGATCCAGTTGCACCTGAGCACCGGCAAAGTGGTTACCCAGCTGTCCCTGGCCTGGCAGGACAAACTGTCTTTCGTCCTCGACGACAAGATGGTGGTCAAGCGCCTGAAGTTCGAAGACCTGCTGCAGGACCAGGCGGAACAGGACGGTGGCGACGAGGCCCTGGGCCAATTGGACGCCAGTTTCACCCTGATGATGCTGACTTTCGGCGACTTCCTGCCGGCCCTGGTGGAAGCGTTGGGCGGTGAAGAGACACCTCAGGGGATCTAA
- a CDS encoding c-type cytochrome gives MDMNLSRLALLVISLFLLPTLYAAEPSAQIEQGEYVARLGDCVACHTAKGGALMAGGLELQTPMGTLYSSNITPDPETGIGRYSFEQFDRAMREGVTPAGINLYPAMPYPSYAKMSEADMRALYAYLLQGVEPVKQANLQADMSFPFNQRWGLWFWNTLFVDAKPYVADPGKDALINRGAYLVQGLGHCGACHTPRGIAFQEKAMSDGGASGRHFLAGETVEHWRALSLRNLWTVPDTVQLLKTGQNRFATVSGNMAEVIHHSTQHFTDADLTAIATYLKSLPAGKDDLPTPSVPLAPAEPPSTLFSSRGGLGYTQFCGDCHRPDGGGVNGMFPPLAGNPSVASVDPTSLLHITLTGWKTAQTQTHPRVYAMPGFARLADQEIAEILSFVRSSWGNNGSAISAAQVKQLRAQLKPINEPATFETPRLAEMLLAPNAEQVVRGMRLHLQTRELLPDNVGNALNCTSCHLNAGTVADGSPFVGVSAFFPGYAPRAGREITLADRINGCFRRSMNGHPLPPQSADMQAMIAYFDWMKRNTQPGAKVAGRGVGKIDPAIKPNAQNGERVYAKQCAVCHGNDGEGLKRATGDWLFPPLWGDESFNIGAGMARTYTAAAFVKRNMPVGFHEQFPLGQGGLSDQEAVDVAEYFSHQPRPDYPDKLKDWPKGGKPADARY, from the coding sequence ATGGATATGAATCTCTCGCGACTGGCGTTGCTGGTCATCTCGTTGTTTCTCCTGCCAACCCTGTATGCCGCTGAGCCAAGTGCACAGATCGAGCAGGGCGAGTACGTCGCCCGGCTCGGCGACTGTGTTGCCTGTCACACCGCCAAGGGCGGCGCGCTGATGGCTGGTGGCCTTGAGCTGCAAACGCCGATGGGCACCCTGTACTCCAGCAACATCACCCCAGACCCCGAGACCGGTATCGGTCGCTATAGCTTCGAGCAATTCGATCGGGCGATGCGTGAAGGCGTCACGCCGGCGGGCATCAACCTGTACCCGGCGATGCCCTATCCGTCCTACGCGAAGATGAGCGAAGCGGACATGCGCGCCCTCTATGCCTATTTGCTGCAAGGGGTGGAGCCGGTCAAGCAGGCCAATCTGCAGGCGGACATGAGTTTTCCCTTCAATCAGCGTTGGGGGCTGTGGTTCTGGAATACCCTGTTTGTCGACGCCAAGCCTTACGTCGCCGATCCCGGCAAAGATGCCCTCATCAACCGCGGCGCCTACCTGGTGCAGGGGTTGGGGCATTGCGGTGCGTGCCATACGCCACGGGGGATTGCCTTCCAGGAAAAGGCCATGAGCGACGGCGGCGCCAGCGGTCGACACTTCCTCGCTGGCGAAACCGTGGAGCACTGGCGCGCCCTGAGCCTGCGCAACCTGTGGACGGTGCCCGACACCGTGCAGTTGCTCAAGACCGGGCAGAACCGTTTCGCCACGGTGTCCGGCAACATGGCCGAGGTGATTCATCACAGCACCCAGCACTTTACCGACGCCGACCTGACGGCAATCGCGACCTACCTCAAGTCCTTGCCGGCGGGCAAGGATGACCTGCCGACACCGAGCGTACCGCTGGCACCGGCCGAACCGCCAAGCACCCTGTTCAGCAGCCGTGGCGGCCTCGGCTACACGCAATTCTGTGGCGACTGCCATCGCCCGGATGGCGGCGGCGTGAACGGCATGTTCCCGCCCTTGGCGGGCAACCCGAGCGTGGCCTCGGTTGACCCGACCTCGCTGCTGCACATCACCCTGACCGGCTGGAAAACCGCACAAACCCAGACCCACCCCCGGGTCTACGCCATGCCCGGGTTTGCCCGGCTAGCGGACCAGGAAATCGCCGAAATCCTAAGTTTTGTCCGCAGCAGTTGGGGCAACAACGGCTCGGCGATCAGCGCGGCGCAGGTCAAGCAACTGCGGGCGCAGCTCAAACCGATCAACGAGCCGGCCACCTTTGAAACCCCACGCCTGGCCGAGATGTTGCTGGCGCCCAACGCTGAGCAGGTGGTGCGCGGCATGCGCCTGCACCTGCAAACCCGGGAACTGCTGCCGGACAACGTCGGCAATGCGCTGAACTGCACCAGTTGCCACCTGAACGCGGGCACCGTCGCCGATGGCTCGCCGTTTGTCGGCGTTTCGGCGTTCTTCCCGGGCTATGCACCGCGGGCGGGTCGGGAGATTACTCTGGCTGATCGGATCAACGGCTGCTTCCGGCGCTCGATGAACGGCCACCCGCTGCCGCCGCAGTCAGCTGACATGCAGGCGATGATTGCCTATTTCGATTGGATGAAACGCAACACCCAGCCCGGCGCCAAAGTGGCGGGGCGTGGCGTCGGCAAAATTGATCCGGCGATCAAGCCCAACGCTCAGAATGGCGAGCGGGTGTACGCCAAGCAGTGCGCGGTGTGCCATGGCAATGACGGCGAAGGCCTCAAGCGCGCCACTGGCGACTGGCTATTCCCGCCACTGTGGGGCGATGAATCGTTCAATATCGGCGCCGGCATGGCCCGCACCTACACCGCTGCAGCCTTCGTCAAACGCAACATGCCAGTGGGCTTTCATGAGCAGTTCCCGCTGGGTCAGGGCGGGCTGTCCGATCAAGAGGCAGTGGATGTCGCGGAGTATTTCTCCCATCAGCCGCGCCCGGACTACCCGGACAAGCTCAAGGACTGGCCGAAAGGTGGCAAGCCAGCGGACGCGCGCTACTGA
- a CDS encoding catalase family protein, with product MLMTLWQRIGALLVKILMLLAGLGLLGWAAATAWFAWQHRGPASVEEQIPAGEAAMTQDVIQTAVRIVDQHRENTRYLRDAHAKAHGCLRAEVQVLPQLSEDLRQGVFSEPGKIWQATMRLSNGNAYPQFDSLRDARGMALKLLDVPGAQLLKDRQGRGEQDFVMFNHANFFVSDVAEYRQNVAAQADGKKAMAFFPSWDPRSWQVRHLFIALATLAPAPASPTQTTYFSVSPYKFGNANAKFRVAPDPDSCPSYTLPAQNQDLPNFLRSALNQQLSTDRVDACFVLQIQRQDPSKYMPIEDTSIEWRESDAPFETVARIRIPAQDFDTPAQNLQCDNLSFNPWFGLEAHRPIGGINRLRKAVYEAVSDYRHARNSEQ from the coding sequence ATGCTGATGACCCTGTGGCAACGTATCGGCGCACTGCTGGTCAAAATCCTCATGCTGCTGGCGGGTCTTGGCCTTCTGGGCTGGGCGGCGGCCACCGCCTGGTTCGCCTGGCAGCATCGCGGGCCGGCGTCCGTCGAAGAACAGATTCCTGCCGGCGAAGCGGCAATGACCCAGGACGTGATCCAGACCGCGGTGCGCATCGTCGACCAGCACCGGGAAAACACCCGCTACTTGCGCGACGCCCATGCCAAGGCACACGGCTGCCTGCGCGCCGAGGTCCAGGTGCTGCCGCAGCTGTCCGAGGATTTGCGCCAGGGTGTGTTTAGCGAGCCGGGCAAGATCTGGCAAGCGACCATGCGTCTGTCCAATGGCAACGCCTACCCACAGTTCGACAGCCTGCGCGATGCCCGGGGCATGGCCTTGAAACTGCTGGATGTACCGGGTGCTCAGTTGCTCAAGGACCGTCAAGGACGTGGCGAACAGGATTTCGTGATGTTTAACCATGCGAATTTCTTCGTCAGCGATGTCGCCGAGTATCGTCAGAACGTTGCCGCGCAGGCCGACGGCAAAAAAGCCATGGCCTTCTTCCCCTCCTGGGATCCGCGCAGTTGGCAGGTTCGCCATCTGTTCATCGCCCTGGCCACGCTGGCGCCCGCCCCCGCCAGCCCGACACAGACTACTTATTTTTCGGTTTCGCCTTACAAGTTCGGCAACGCCAATGCCAAATTCCGTGTCGCGCCGGATCCGGACAGTTGCCCGAGCTACACCCTGCCCGCGCAGAACCAGGACCTGCCGAACTTCCTGCGCAGCGCCTTGAACCAGCAGCTGTCGACGGATCGGGTCGACGCCTGTTTTGTCCTGCAGATCCAGCGCCAGGACCCGAGCAAATACATGCCCATCGAAGACACCAGCATCGAATGGCGCGAAAGCGACGCGCCATTCGAAACCGTGGCGCGGATCAGGATCCCGGCCCAGGACTTCGACACCCCGGCGCAGAACCTGCAATGCGACAACCTGTCATTCAATCCCTGGTTTGGTCTTGAGGCCCATCGACCAATCGGTGGCATTAACCGCTTGCGCAAGGCAGTGTATGAAGCCGTCAGCGACTACCGGCACGCCCGAAACAGCGAGCAATAA